A stretch of the Methylacidiphilum caldifontis genome encodes the following:
- a CDS encoding multicopper oxidase domain-containing protein, translating into MYHFVLKNIFRKKKSYLASIVLFFLIQFLNLHGAEVSSSDNIPDISRDPADVPPPIGKRPPKVLKITLHAIEIEGKLAEHTSFRYWTFDGKVPGPFLRARVGDVLEIHLINDSKNLMVHSIDFHAAWGFAGGAAVTQAMPGQEKIFSFKALNPVYHCGTPMVAQHVANGMYGLILI; encoded by the coding sequence ATGTATCATTTCGTACTGAAAAACATTTTTAGAAAAAAGAAGAGCTATTTAGCTTCGATTGTCTTATTTTTTCTGATTCAATTTTTAAACCTCCATGGAGCCGAGGTTTCTTCTTCTGACAATATCCCTGATATTAGCCGAGATCCCGCAGATGTCCCTCCTCCTATCGGAAAGAGGCCCCCAAAGGTCCTGAAGATTACTCTCCATGCAATTGAGATTGAAGGAAAGCTAGCCGAACACACTTCCTTTCGGTATTGGACGTTCGATGGTAAAGTTCCAGGTCCATTTCTTAGAGCACGGGTTGGAGACGTTTTAGAAATTCATCTTATCAACGATTCCAAAAACCTGATGGTTCATTCGATAGATTTCCATGCGGCATGGGGATTTGCTGGAGGGGCAGCCGTGACACAAGCTATGCCCGGACAGGAAAAAATTTTTAGTTTTAAAGCCCTTAATCCTGTCTATCACTGCGGTACTCCCATGGTAGCTCAACATGTAGCCAACGGGATGTATGGTCTTATACTGATTTAG